A section of the Rhizobium sp. BG4 genome encodes:
- a CDS encoding response regulator — protein sequence MRILLVEDDGMIGEAVRDHVAAAGHAIDWMRTITDAHVAAKSVDYGLILLDLQLPDGTGIAFLKEIRGRGSSVPVIILTARDQISDRIEGLNAGADDYLVKPFNLGELEARIMAVARRYGANPHPIIKIADIEIDRPQHKLAVAGEPIVLTSREWAVLDLLIARPGAIVPKDRIEEALYAFGSEIESNTVEVYVSRLRKKIGKDRIRTARGIGYTLGEA from the coding sequence GTGCGGATTTTGCTGGTTGAAGACGACGGAATGATCGGCGAAGCGGTGCGCGACCATGTGGCCGCCGCCGGTCACGCGATCGACTGGATGCGCACCATCACCGACGCGCATGTGGCGGCGAAATCCGTCGACTACGGCCTGATTCTGCTCGACCTGCAGCTGCCTGACGGCACCGGCATCGCCTTCCTCAAGGAGATCCGCGGCCGCGGCTCATCGGTTCCCGTCATCATCCTGACCGCCCGGGACCAGATTTCCGACCGCATCGAAGGACTGAACGCCGGCGCCGACGACTATCTCGTCAAACCCTTCAATCTCGGCGAACTGGAGGCCCGCATCATGGCGGTTGCGCGCCGCTATGGCGCCAACCCGCACCCGATCATCAAGATCGCCGACATCGAGATCGACCGCCCGCAGCACAAGCTTGCGGTCGCCGGCGAGCCGATCGTGCTGACGAGCCGTGAATGGGCAGTTCTCGATCTTCTGATCGCAAGGCCGGGCGCCATCGTTCCCAAGGACCGGATCGAGGAGGCGCTCTATGCCTTCGGGTCGGAGATCGAGAGCAATACGGTCGAGGTCTATGTCAGCCGCCTGCGCAAGAAGATCGGCAAGGACCGCATCCGTACCGCCCGCGGCATCGGTTACACACTGGGCGAAGCATGA
- a CDS encoding exopolysaccharide biosynthesis protein yields MRQMANDRSRERISIRDIFETMGDRAIGALMLVFALPNLVPTPPGTSAILGAPLLFLAGQLTFGLKPWLPKVIADRSMRREDFEAIISRIHRWLAFAERMLKPRLSVLVEPPAEYVAGFLCLVMAIILTLPIPLGNMLPALAICLFSFGILGRDGLFVILGVIATALSATIVGGMVYGIVKAAAFVIANWFA; encoded by the coding sequence CTGAGGCAGATGGCGAACGACCGTTCGCGCGAACGCATCTCCATCCGGGATATTTTCGAGACCATGGGTGACCGGGCAATCGGCGCTCTGATGCTGGTCTTCGCATTGCCCAATCTCGTGCCGACACCGCCGGGAACCTCGGCAATCCTTGGCGCACCGCTGCTCTTTCTTGCCGGACAGCTGACATTTGGCCTAAAGCCCTGGCTGCCGAAGGTGATTGCCGACCGTTCGATGCGGCGGGAGGATTTCGAGGCGATCATTTCGCGAATCCATCGCTGGCTGGCCTTTGCCGAGCGGATGCTGAAACCGCGGCTTTCCGTGCTGGTCGAGCCTCCGGCGGAATATGTCGCGGGCTTCCTCTGTCTTGTCATGGCGATCATTCTGACGCTGCCGATCCCACTCGGGAACATGCTGCCGGCGCTGGCGATCTGCCTGTTCTCCTTCGGCATTCTCGGGCGTGACGGGCTGTTTGTGATCCTCGGCGTGATTGCCACGGCGCTGTCGGCGACGATTGTCGGCGGCATGGTCTACGGGATCGTCAAGGCGGCGGCTTTCGTTATCGCGAACTGGTTTGCATGA
- a CDS encoding sugar-binding transcriptional regulator, which translates to MAKRTDTPGRLDDAARAGWLYYVAGRTQDEIASTMGISRQSAQRLVSLAVAEKLIKVRLDHPIAACLELGNQLRKKFDLRYVEVVPSDPGSSSTTIGIAEAAAAEIERWLKRPEPIVLAVGTGRTLKAAVDQLPLLECPDHRIVSLTGNITPDGSAAYYNVIFSMADAVKARHFPMPLPVLVTSSEEREMLHSQQLVRSTLEISSQSDVTFVGIGELGIDGPLCVDGFLEKDEMMELMRNGAVGEICGWIFDGDGKLLDNPINERVASAPIPPRESSTVIGIAKGKRKFKAIRAAIVGRQINALITDEATAEFLLTG; encoded by the coding sequence ATGGCAAAGAGAACCGATACTCCTGGACGGCTGGACGACGCGGCGCGGGCGGGTTGGCTCTATTACGTTGCCGGCCGTACGCAGGACGAGATCGCCTCCACCATGGGGATTTCGCGCCAGTCGGCGCAGCGGCTGGTTTCGCTTGCCGTTGCCGAAAAGCTGATCAAGGTGCGGCTCGACCATCCGATTGCCGCCTGCCTCGAACTCGGCAACCAGCTGCGCAAGAAATTCGACCTGCGCTATGTCGAGGTCGTGCCCAGCGATCCGGGCTCTTCATCGACGACGATCGGCATTGCCGAGGCGGCGGCGGCGGAGATCGAGCGTTGGCTGAAGCGGCCGGAGCCGATCGTGCTTGCCGTCGGCACCGGACGTACGCTGAAGGCCGCGGTCGATCAGCTGCCGCTGCTCGAATGTCCCGATCACCGCATCGTCTCGCTGACCGGCAACATCACGCCCGACGGGTCGGCCGCCTATTACAACGTCATCTTCAGCATGGCCGATGCCGTCAAGGCGCGGCATTTCCCGATGCCGCTGCCGGTTCTCGTCACCTCTTCGGAAGAGCGAGAGATGCTGCACAGCCAGCAGCTGGTGCGCTCGACGCTAGAGATCAGCTCGCAGTCGGATGTCACCTTCGTCGGTATCGGCGAGCTCGGCATCGACGGCCCGCTCTGCGTTGACGGTTTCCTCGAGAAGGACGAGATGATGGAGCTGATGCGCAACGGCGCCGTCGGCGAGATCTGCGGCTGGATTTTCGACGGTGACGGCAAGCTTCTTGATAACCCGATCAACGAGCGGGTGGCGTCTGCGCCGATCCCGCCGCGCGAGTCTTCGACGGTGATTGGAATCGCCAAGGGCAAGCGTAAATTCAAGGCGATACGGGCGGCGATCGTTGGTCGGCAGATCAATGCTTTGATCACCGATGAGGCAACTGCCGAGTTTTTGCTCACAGGTTGA
- a CDS encoding sugar ABC transporter substrate-binding protein yields MTLRTLLLGACSALAFAGMASAETLTIATVNNGDMIRMQKLTDDFKKSNPDIDLEWVTLEENVLRQKVTTDIATKGGQYDVLTIGTYEVPIWAKQGWLMPLDNLGADYDADDLLPAIRSGLTADGKLYAAPFYGESSMVMYRKDLFDAAGLKMPDAPTWDFIADAAKKITNKDKEIYGICLRGKAGWGENMAFLTAMSNSFGARWFDEKWAPQFDQPEWKDTLNFYVNLMKEAGPPGASSNGFNENLALFQTGKCGMWIDATVAASFVSNPKESQVADKVGFALAPDKGLGKRGNWLWAWNLAIPAGSQKVEAAEKFVAWATSKHYTELVAEKEGWLNAPPGTRSSLYANADYQKAAPFAKMTLDSINSADPTKPTVKPVPYVGVQFVAIPEFQGIGTAVGQQFSAALAGQISVDQALQSAQQLTTREMTKAGYIK; encoded by the coding sequence ATGACATTGAGAACTCTCCTGCTGGGCGCCTGCTCGGCACTTGCGTTTGCGGGCATGGCTTCGGCTGAAACGCTCACGATCGCGACCGTGAACAACGGCGACATGATCCGGATGCAGAAGCTGACGGACGACTTCAAAAAATCCAACCCCGACATCGATCTGGAATGGGTCACGCTCGAAGAGAACGTGCTGCGCCAGAAGGTCACCACCGACATCGCGACCAAGGGCGGTCAGTATGACGTTCTGACCATCGGCACTTACGAAGTTCCGATCTGGGCAAAGCAGGGCTGGCTGATGCCGCTCGACAATCTCGGCGCCGACTACGATGCCGACGACCTGCTGCCGGCTATCCGCAGCGGCCTGACCGCAGACGGCAAGCTCTATGCAGCTCCGTTCTACGGCGAAAGCTCCATGGTCATGTACCGCAAGGATCTGTTCGACGCTGCCGGCCTGAAGATGCCCGACGCTCCGACCTGGGACTTCATCGCAGACGCTGCGAAGAAGATCACCAACAAGGACAAGGAAATCTACGGCATCTGCCTTCGCGGCAAGGCTGGCTGGGGCGAAAACATGGCCTTCCTGACGGCTATGTCGAACTCCTTCGGCGCTCGCTGGTTTGACGAAAAGTGGGCACCGCAGTTCGATCAGCCCGAGTGGAAGGACACGCTGAACTTCTACGTCAACCTGATGAAGGAAGCCGGCCCTCCCGGTGCTTCTTCGAACGGCTTCAACGAAAACCTGGCGCTCTTCCAGACCGGCAAGTGCGGCATGTGGATCGACGCGACCGTTGCTGCATCTTTCGTCAGCAACCCGAAGGAATCGCAGGTTGCTGACAAGGTCGGCTTCGCTCTGGCTCCGGATAAGGGCCTCGGCAAGCGCGGCAACTGGCTCTGGGCCTGGAACCTCGCCATCCCGGCAGGCTCGCAGAAGGTCGAAGCGGCTGAGAAGTTCGTCGCCTGGGCTACCAGCAAGCACTACACCGAGCTGGTCGCCGAGAAGGAAGGCTGGCTGAATGCACCTCCCGGTACGCGCTCTTCGCTCTATGCGAATGCCGATTACCAGAAGGCAGCTCCTTTCGCGAAGATGACGCTGGACTCGATCAACTCGGCTGACCCGACCAAGCCGACCGTAAAGCCGGTCCCCTATGTCGGCGTTCAGTTCGTGGCGATCCCGGAATTCCAAGGCATCGGTACGGCCGTTGGCCAGCAGTTCTCCGCAGCGCTTGCCGGCCAGATCTCGGTCGACCAGGCTCTCCAGAGCGCACAGCAGCTGACCACCCGCGAAATGACCAAGGCTGGTTACATCAAGTAA
- a CDS encoding sugar ABC transporter permease, whose protein sequence is MATLHTRSAARMMMAPSVILLLLWSLIPLAMTIYFSLLNYNLLSPGMETFVGFLNYKYFLTDPAFFSALGNTLLLVLGVLLITVIGGIAFAILLNQDIYGQGIVRILVIAPFFVMPTVAALVWKNMFMNPVNGLFAHLAKALGLQPYDWLANAPLFSIILIVAWQWLPFATLIMLTALQSLDEEQQEAAEMDGAGVVSKFIYIVLPHMARAITVVILIQTIFLLSVFAEILVTTNGGPGTQSTNLTYLVYVQALLQFDIGGASAGGIVAVILANIVAIFLVRLVGKNLEA, encoded by the coding sequence ATGGCAACGTTACACACCCGCTCTGCGGCGCGCATGATGATGGCGCCTTCGGTCATCCTCCTGCTGCTCTGGTCGCTCATCCCGCTGGCGATGACGATCTACTTCTCGCTGCTGAACTACAATCTGCTCAGCCCGGGCATGGAAACCTTCGTCGGCTTCCTCAATTATAAATACTTCCTCACGGACCCGGCCTTCTTCTCGGCGCTTGGCAATACGTTGCTGCTCGTGCTTGGGGTGCTGTTGATCACCGTCATCGGCGGCATTGCCTTCGCCATCCTGCTGAACCAGGACATCTACGGGCAGGGCATCGTGCGCATCCTGGTGATCGCGCCGTTCTTCGTCATGCCGACGGTCGCAGCGCTCGTCTGGAAGAACATGTTCATGAACCCGGTCAACGGGCTCTTCGCGCATCTCGCCAAGGCGCTCGGATTGCAGCCCTATGACTGGCTGGCGAATGCGCCGCTGTTCTCGATCATCCTGATCGTTGCCTGGCAGTGGTTGCCCTTCGCGACGCTCATCATGCTGACGGCCCTGCAGTCGCTCGACGAAGAGCAGCAGGAAGCCGCCGAAATGGACGGCGCAGGGGTTGTCTCGAAATTCATCTATATCGTGCTGCCGCACATGGCCCGCGCCATCACCGTGGTCATCCTGATCCAGACGATCTTCCTGTTGTCCGTCTTCGCCGAAATCCTGGTCACGACCAATGGCGGTCCCGGCACGCAGAGCACGAACCTGACCTACCTGGTCTATGTGCAGGCGCTTCTGCAGTTCGATATCGGCGGTGCTTCGGCAGGCGGTATCGTCGCTGTCATCCTCGCCAATATCGTCGCGATCTTCCTTGTCCGCCTCGTCGGCAAGAACCTGGAGGCGTAA
- a CDS encoding carbohydrate ABC transporter permease → MARKVTTQRKVIMTAIAWTLGILIFFPILWTFLTSFKSEADAIASPPQFLFFHWTTENYSEVQSRSNYLGHFMNSVIISFGSTLLGLIIAIPAAWAMAFSPTKRTKDVLMWMLSTKMMPPVGALIPIYLMFRNSGLLDSRFGLVIVLTLINLPIIVWMLYTYFKEIPGEILEAARMDGASLAKEIIYVLTPMAVPGIASTLLLNIILAWNEAFWTLNLSASKAAPLTAFIASYSSPEGLFYAKLSAASTMAIAPILILGWFSQKQLVRGLTFGAVK, encoded by the coding sequence ATGGCTCGCAAAGTCACAACACAGCGCAAGGTCATCATGACCGCGATTGCCTGGACGCTCGGGATCCTGATCTTCTTCCCGATCCTCTGGACCTTCCTGACGAGCTTCAAGTCGGAAGCCGATGCAATCGCCTCGCCGCCGCAGTTCCTGTTCTTCCACTGGACGACCGAGAACTATTCGGAAGTGCAGAGCCGGTCGAACTATCTCGGCCACTTCATGAACTCGGTGATCATCTCCTTCGGCTCGACGCTGCTTGGCCTGATCATCGCCATCCCGGCCGCCTGGGCCATGGCGTTCTCGCCGACCAAGCGGACCAAGGATGTCCTGATGTGGATGCTGTCGACGAAGATGATGCCGCCGGTCGGCGCGCTCATCCCGATCTACCTGATGTTCCGCAACAGCGGCCTGCTCGACAGCCGCTTCGGACTGGTGATCGTGCTGACGCTGATCAACCTGCCGATCATCGTCTGGATGCTCTACACATACTTCAAGGAAATCCCCGGCGAGATCCTCGAAGCCGCCCGCATGGACGGCGCCTCGCTCGCCAAGGAAATCATCTACGTGCTGACGCCGATGGCCGTTCCCGGAATTGCCTCGACGCTGCTGCTCAACATCATCCTTGCCTGGAACGAAGCCTTCTGGACCCTCAACCTCTCTGCCTCAAAGGCGGCGCCGCTGACGGCCTTCATCGCTTCCTATTCCAGCCCCGAAGGCTTGTTCTACGCAAAGCTTTCGGCAGCATCGACAATGGCGATCGCCCCGATCCTTATCCTCGGCTGGTTCTCGCAGAAACAACTCGTCCGCGGCCTGACCTTCGGCGCGGTGAAATAA
- a CDS encoding ABC transporter ATP-binding protein → MGSITLQKVSKVFGEAKVIPSIDLDIKDGEFVVFVGPSGCGKSTLLRLIAGLEDVSSGKIVIDGKDATERAPSERGLAMVFQSYALYPHMSVRNNIAFPLKMAGMDKAEIDKKVADAARVLNLTDYLERKPRQLSGGQRQRVAIGRAIVRQPSAFLFDEPLSNLDAALRVNMRIEISELHQQLKTTMIYVTHDQVEAMTMADKIVVLNKGNIEQVGSPLELYKNPRNLFVAGFIGSPKMNFVKGQTAAQLGAHTIGIRPEHVMLSNESGEWKGRVTVAEHLGSDTFLHIDVDGIGPVTARGGGEFAAKAGDTVYLTPDKTRIHKFNEGGLAI, encoded by the coding sequence ATGGGCAGCATTACCCTTCAGAAAGTCTCGAAGGTCTTCGGCGAAGCCAAGGTCATCCCTTCGATCGATCTCGATATCAAGGACGGCGAGTTCGTCGTCTTCGTCGGCCCCTCCGGCTGCGGCAAGTCCACGCTGCTCCGGCTGATCGCCGGGCTTGAGGACGTCTCCAGCGGCAAGATCGTCATCGACGGCAAGGACGCGACCGAAAGGGCCCCGTCCGAACGCGGTCTGGCGATGGTCTTCCAGTCCTACGCGCTCTATCCGCATATGAGCGTGCGCAACAACATCGCCTTCCCGCTGAAGATGGCGGGGATGGACAAGGCCGAAATCGACAAGAAGGTCGCCGATGCGGCCCGGGTTCTGAACCTCACCGACTATCTGGAGCGCAAGCCGCGCCAGCTTTCGGGTGGTCAGCGCCAGCGCGTCGCCATCGGCCGCGCGATCGTCCGCCAGCCGTCGGCCTTCCTGTTCGACGAACCGCTGTCGAACCTCGATGCCGCGCTGCGCGTCAACATGCGCATCGAGATCAGCGAGCTGCACCAGCAGCTGAAGACCACGATGATCTACGTCACCCACGACCAGGTGGAAGCCATGACCATGGCCGACAAGATCGTGGTGCTGAACAAGGGCAATATCGAGCAGGTCGGCTCGCCGCTTGAGCTCTACAAGAACCCGCGCAATCTCTTCGTCGCCGGCTTCATCGGCTCGCCGAAGATGAATTTCGTCAAGGGTCAGACGGCAGCACAGCTCGGCGCACACACGATCGGCATTCGTCCGGAGCATGTGATGCTGTCGAACGAGAGCGGTGAGTGGAAGGGCAGGGTCACGGTCGCCGAGCATCTCGGCTCCGATACGTTCCTGCATATCGACGTCGATGGCATTGGCCCGGTGACGGCGCGTGGCGGTGGCGAATTCGCGGCCAAGGCGGGCGACACCGTCTACCTGACGCCGGACAAGACCCGCATCCACAAATTCAACGAGGGCGGCCTCGCCATCTGA
- a CDS encoding mannitol dehydrogenase family protein, with amino-acid sequence MTCKLSLATLTEAAKTAAIPAYDRASLTAGIVHFGVGNFHRAHQAIYLDDLFNQGQDHDWAIVGAGMLPSDAAMREKLAAQDFLTTVVEQDNNKTAARVTGPMADILPIGDAKAIIAKLSDPAIRIVSMTITEGGYFIDASGKFNPEHPAIAADGKNPTEPKTVFGLIVAGLKARKDKGIVPFTVMSCDNIPHNGVVTTNAVVGTAKLSDPALADWIKANVAFPNAMVDRITPATGQREIDLLKDQFGIEDNWPVYCEEFKQWVLEDKFTAGRPALEKVGVTFVPDVTPYEHMKIRILNGGHAAIAYPAALMDIHFVHDSMEDPLIRAFLAKLEKDEIIPIVPPVPNTSLQDYFQLIERRLLNPKIADTIPRLAQDGSNRQPKFILPSTLDNLSQGRDVVGLSLVSALWCRYFAGKTDSGKDIVFNDASADRLHAAALKAKDDPMAFLAFDDIFGEVAKSEIFRKRFAHALKTLWEKGTRETLQLYLDGKLAV; translated from the coding sequence ATGACGTGCAAACTATCGCTGGCAACGCTTACCGAAGCGGCAAAGACCGCTGCAATTCCGGCCTATGACCGGGCGTCGCTCACGGCCGGCATCGTGCACTTCGGCGTCGGCAATTTTCATCGCGCCCATCAGGCGATCTATCTCGACGACCTGTTCAACCAGGGGCAGGATCACGACTGGGCGATCGTCGGCGCGGGCATGCTGCCGTCGGACGCGGCCATGCGCGAGAAGCTCGCGGCCCAAGATTTCCTGACGACCGTCGTCGAGCAGGACAACAACAAGACCGCGGCCCGGGTCACCGGACCGATGGCCGACATTCTGCCGATCGGCGACGCCAAGGCGATCATCGCCAAGCTCTCCGATCCCGCAATCCGCATCGTCTCGATGACAATCACCGAAGGCGGCTATTTCATCGACGCTTCCGGCAAGTTCAATCCGGAGCATCCGGCGATTGCCGCCGACGGCAAGAACCCGACGGAGCCGAAGACCGTCTTCGGCCTGATCGTCGCCGGTCTGAAGGCGCGCAAGGACAAGGGCATCGTGCCGTTCACGGTCATGTCCTGCGATAACATTCCGCATAACGGCGTCGTCACCACCAATGCTGTCGTCGGCACCGCGAAGCTTTCCGATCCGGCGCTTGCCGACTGGATCAAGGCCAATGTCGCCTTTCCGAATGCCATGGTCGACCGCATTACGCCGGCAACCGGTCAGCGCGAAATCGATCTTCTGAAGGATCAGTTCGGCATCGAGGACAACTGGCCGGTCTACTGCGAAGAGTTCAAGCAGTGGGTGCTGGAAGACAAGTTCACGGCGGGCCGCCCGGCGCTCGAAAAGGTCGGCGTCACCTTCGTTCCCGATGTCACGCCTTACGAACATATGAAGATCCGCATCCTGAACGGCGGCCATGCGGCGATCGCCTATCCGGCGGCTCTGATGGACATTCACTTCGTGCACGACTCGATGGAAGATCCGCTGATCCGCGCCTTCCTGGCGAAGCTCGAAAAGGATGAGATCATCCCGATCGTTCCGCCGGTGCCGAACACTTCGCTGCAGGATTATTTCCAGCTGATCGAGCGGCGCCTGCTCAACCCGAAGATCGCCGATACCATTCCGCGCCTAGCGCAGGATGGTTCGAACCGTCAGCCGAAGTTCATCCTGCCCTCGACGCTCGACAATCTCAGCCAGGGCCGTGATGTCGTCGGCCTGTCGTTGGTCTCGGCGCTCTGGTGCCGCTACTTCGCCGGCAAGACCGACAGCGGCAAGGACATCGTCTTCAACGATGCCAGCGCCGACCGTCTGCATGCCGCGGCGCTGAAGGCCAAGGACGATCCGATGGCATTCCTCGCCTTCGACGACATCTTCGGCGAAGTGGCGAAATCGGAAATCTTCCGCAAGCGCTTCGCACATGCCCTGAAAACGCTGTGGGAAAAGGGCACCCGCGAGACGCTGCAGCTCTATCTCGACGGCAAGCTTGCAGTGTAA
- a CDS encoding HAD family hydrolase, with protein MTETRLVIFDCDGVLVDSEPISVNVLVKAMNDLGVPITEEEVYGRFLGKSLATVIETMRNDYHVHAGEEFLERMRVDLYSRFRNELKPIEGIGETIDALHLPCCVASSSQVERIKLSLSVTGLIDKLPNIFSASMVKNGKPAPDLFLHAAREMHVAPENCVVIEDSPAGIEAAKAAGMRVFAFTGGSHANFEGYRAELDRLSPEAVFDVMPDLIHLIQKQKLDGMHP; from the coding sequence ATGACTGAGACACGGCTTGTCATTTTCGATTGCGACGGCGTGCTCGTCGACAGCGAGCCGATATCCGTCAACGTTCTCGTCAAGGCGATGAACGATCTCGGTGTTCCGATCACGGAAGAGGAGGTCTATGGCCGGTTTCTCGGCAAGAGCCTTGCGACCGTCATCGAAACCATGAGAAACGACTATCACGTCCATGCCGGGGAAGAATTTCTCGAGCGGATGCGGGTCGATCTCTACAGCCGCTTCCGCAACGAGCTGAAGCCGATCGAGGGTATCGGCGAGACGATCGACGCGCTGCATCTGCCCTGCTGCGTGGCCTCGTCCAGCCAGGTCGAGCGCATCAAGCTTTCGCTTTCCGTCACCGGGCTGATCGACAAGCTGCCGAACATCTTCAGCGCCAGCATGGTCAAGAACGGCAAGCCGGCACCTGATCTTTTTCTGCATGCAGCGCGGGAAATGCATGTCGCGCCGGAGAACTGCGTCGTCATCGAAGATAGTCCTGCAGGCATCGAGGCGGCAAAGGCGGCCGGCATGCGTGTCTTTGCCTTCACCGGCGGCTCGCACGCCAATTTCGAAGGCTATCGTGCTGAACTTGACCGGCTTTCGCCCGAAGCGGTGTTTGACGTGATGCCGGATTTGATACACCTTATCCAGAAACAAAAGCTGGATGGGATGCACCCCTGA
- a CDS encoding FGGY-family carbohydrate kinase, translated as MHDHVVAVDVGTGSARAGVFDATGRLLGKAEHPIIMNRPRENHAEHDSENIWSAVCISVRKAVEQSGVAPASIGAIGFDGTCSLVVRDVEGRQISVSTGGEKRFDTIVWLDHRALQEADFCTATEHAVLEHSGHFMSPEMEMPKLMWLKKKLPGTWMNAGYFFDLADFMTWKATGSLNRSRCTLTAKWNYLSHEKDGWRKDFLAKIGLEDLQERGHLPDDTIPVGSSVGTLTQEAASALGLTTACHVSAGMIDAYAGALGTLGGFADDPRALERQLALIAGTSSCIVSFSRERRPSHGMWGPYYEAVFPQSWLVEAGQSATGALLDHIVRMHAAGGEPTAALHQKIAARVAQLRAEEGDDAFGARIFVLPDFHGNRSPLADPHAVGVVSGLTLDTSFDGLCALYWRTAVGIALGIRHILEKMKEYGYVPDTLHVAGGHVKNPVLMELYSDATGCKVVVPKMNEAVLLGTAIAASVACGLHRDLAAAGTAMYPGGDERSPNAGKRAMYDREYRRLLAMYRHRAELEAMD; from the coding sequence ATGCATGATCACGTGGTTGCGGTGGATGTCGGCACCGGCAGTGCGCGCGCCGGTGTCTTCGATGCCACCGGCCGGTTGCTTGGCAAGGCCGAGCATCCCATCATCATGAACAGACCGCGTGAAAACCACGCCGAGCACGATTCCGAAAATATCTGGTCCGCCGTCTGCATCTCGGTCCGCAAGGCCGTGGAACAATCCGGCGTGGCGCCCGCCTCGATCGGCGCGATCGGCTTCGACGGGACCTGCTCGCTTGTCGTGCGCGATGTCGAGGGGCGGCAGATTTCCGTTTCGACCGGTGGCGAAAAGCGGTTCGACACGATCGTCTGGCTCGATCATCGGGCGCTGCAGGAGGCTGATTTCTGCACGGCGACGGAACATGCGGTGCTGGAGCATTCCGGGCATTTCATGTCGCCCGAAATGGAAATGCCGAAGCTGATGTGGCTGAAGAAGAAGCTGCCAGGCACCTGGATGAATGCCGGCTACTTCTTCGACCTGGCCGACTTCATGACCTGGAAAGCGACGGGATCGCTGAACCGCTCGCGCTGCACGCTGACGGCCAAGTGGAACTATCTCTCCCATGAGAAAGACGGCTGGCGGAAAGACTTCCTGGCGAAGATCGGCCTTGAGGACCTGCAAGAGCGCGGGCATCTGCCTGACGATACAATTCCGGTCGGCTCCAGCGTCGGCACGCTGACGCAGGAAGCGGCCTCGGCCCTCGGTCTGACGACGGCATGCCACGTCTCGGCGGGTATGATCGACGCCTATGCCGGGGCTCTCGGCACGCTCGGCGGCTTTGCCGATGATCCGCGCGCGCTCGAGCGGCAGCTGGCGCTGATCGCCGGTACATCGAGCTGCATCGTTTCCTTTTCGCGCGAACGGCGGCCGAGCCATGGCATGTGGGGCCCGTATTACGAAGCCGTATTTCCGCAGTCCTGGCTTGTCGAAGCCGGACAGTCGGCGACCGGCGCGCTTCTCGATCATATCGTGCGCATGCATGCTGCAGGCGGCGAGCCGACGGCGGCACTGCACCAGAAGATCGCCGCCCGCGTTGCGCAGCTTCGCGCCGAGGAGGGCGACGACGCCTTCGGCGCTCGCATTTTCGTGCTCCCCGATTTCCACGGCAACCGCTCGCCGCTTGCCGATCCGCATGCTGTCGGCGTCGTCAGCGGATTGACGCTCGACACGTCCTTCGACGGTCTCTGCGCGCTCTATTGGCGCACGGCCGTCGGGATCGCGCTCGGCATCCGCCACATCCTCGAGAAGATGAAGGAATATGGCTACGTGCCCGACACGCTGCATGTGGCAGGCGGCCATGTGAAGAACCCGGTGCTGATGGAGCTCTATTCCGATGCGACGGGATGCAAGGTGGTGGTGCCGAAGATGAACGAGGCCGTGCTGCTCGGCACGGCAATCGCCGCATCCGTCGCCTGCGGCCTGCACCGCGATCTCGCCGCCGCCGGAACCGCCATGTATCCTGGCGGCGACGAGCGCAGCCCGAATGCCGGGAAGCGGGCGATGTACGATCGGGAATACCGCCGGCTGCTGGCGATGTATCGCCATCGTGCCGAGCTGGAGGCGATGGATTAA